TCTTGCATATCGCTAATTGCTTTTTTTGCATTATTGCTTTGTAGGGTTAGGCGTTGTTGGGTTGTAATGGCATGAATGCGGTTTTCTGTGGCTTCGGTGATAATGGCGGCATGGTCGCGGATTCGAGCTGCAAAATCAGGGTTGTTTTGTGGTAAGTTTTTGATTTGTAGGGTAATGCTTGGGTAATTAATAATAAGCCGGTGCCCATATTCAAAGATACGAGGATTATCGTGGGATAAGGTGCGGAGTATTTCTGCTTCTAATGGGCTAGAGCGGCCTTCGCTATTGAGCGTTTTTTGTTCATTTTGGGTACGAACTTGTGCAGAGACATTTAAATCAAAACCATAAGAAAAGGTAGAAATCAGTACTTTTAATAGTGATTCAATATCTGGGCTACTCATTGCACGTTTGATAAAATTAATGACGGTACTCATTTCTCCTGAGTTAGAAATGGCACTTATCGCGGTGTCCGTCGCGGTTTTGAGCGAGCCTTTTAGGCGTTCAGAATCGCTTATAATATGTTGGAGTAATTCAATTTTGCGGCGCAACTCAGCCATGCGAAATGGCTTAGGTAAAAAATCATCCGCTCCTGAGGCATAGGCATTTTGGCGGGTTTCTAAGCTATCTGAGCCAGAAATAAAAACAACTCGCACTTCGGGGTGTTTTTCACGCGCTAGCAGGCAAACAGAATAGCCATTGATGTCGGGTAAATTAATATCCAGTAATATAATATTGGGATGAAAATTGCTGACAATATTTAAGGCATCTATCCCGCTATCCGCCTCCATGATCTCTACATCACCCGCTAAGCCATCTTTAATCAGGTTGCGGAATTCTTGTTCATCATCGACGATCAATATTTTAGTTTTCATTAGTCTTAGCCTTCTCGTGGCTTACGCATATATTTTATGTAAATAATTTACAAAGAATATATGAGGTTATTTGTGTGAAAACTTAAATATAGCCAATGATTTCCTTTCTATTTACCCGTTGTGATGTACGGTATTTTTTACAAAAGCTTTCTATTTAAGAAATTTTTGTGGGCAAAAAACGCTTGCACATTAAATTAGCGGTGGGCTTGTTTCAATAAAGGAAGGGCGCTCTGCTATTTGATTATAAAAATGGAGGAGGTTGGGATAGTTCGCGTGCCAGCCTTGCTTGGGTAGGCGAAAGTCTAGATAGGCGAGGGTGCAGCCTAAGGCTATATCGGCCAAAGAAAATTGCTCGCTACCCCACCATTTTTTCTCATCCAGCTCTGCCGCAATCGAGGCTAGGCCGCGCTCTATTTTGGCTTGCTGATGGGCCACCCATTCCTGTGATTGCTGTTGTGCTGGTCTTAGGCTTTCTTGCCGGATTAACACCGCTGCGTCACTAATGCCATCGGCTAATGCTTCGCGGCGTTTCACATTAATGGCTTGTCTTTGCTCATTGGGGATGAGCTTGCCAACAGGGGTGCTGTGATCTAAGAAATCAACAATCACCCGTGAATCATAAAGCGTTCTACCGTCGTCCACCATCAGGATGGGCACTTTGCCTAGCGGGTTAAGCTCGGGGATATTGCTGCCTGCAGCACTAGGATTGTCTTCAATAATCTGATATTCGATGCATTTTTCAGCTAGAACGATGCGTACCTTACGGCCGAAAGGGCTGGTATATGAGGTGATCAGTTTCATGCAGTCTGAGTGGTAATGGGTTAGAGCTTGATCTTAGCCGTTTGTCTGCGCTGAAACTAGATTTGTTGTTTGAATACAACGAGTTTGTTGGGCGGGTAAGCCAACCCGCCCAGAGTCGCTTTTTAAGAAGCAGCCATAATGGCTTCTACTTCAGCTGCGGTACGGGCGATGTGCGGCCCAAGAATGTGGCTGCCGGTTTCAGTAATCAGTACGTTATCTTCGATGCGAATGCCGCCAAAGTCTTGGTATTCTTCAAATTTAGCATAGTTGATCATATCGCTATGGCGGCCTTCGGCTTTCCAGGTGGCGATCAGCGCGGGGATAAAGTAAATGCCCGGCTCTACCGTAATCACCATGCCTGCTTTCAGCTGTTTGCCAAGTCGTAAGTAGCCCATGCCAAACAGTTTGCTGCGCTCTACGCCCTCACCGTAGCCAACTAGGTTTTCGCCCAAGCTTTCCATATCGTGCACGTCCAGCCCAATCTGGTGGCCAAGGCCGTGCGGGAAAGCGATGGCGTAGGCGCCGGATTCCACGATGTCATCCACATTGCCATTAAAAAAGCCTAGCTTGCTCATGCTTTCAACCATAACTTTTGCGGCAAGTTTATGTGCGGCGAGATACGGCAGGCCAGGCTTGAGCGCGGCAATTGCCTTGGTTTGCATCGCCAGCACCGTGTCGTACAACTCGCGCTGGCGTGGGCTGAATTTGCCCCCACTGGAATGGTGCGGGTGATATCGCTGGCGTAACCACCGCTAGATGTTGCGCCGGTATCGTTCAGTACCAGATCACCTTTTTGCAGTTTTTGATGGTGGTGATGGTTATGCAGCACTTCGCCATTTCTGGAGAAGATACTTGGGTAGGCAAGCTGCAAATCATGGCTGCGTACAATGCCTTCCATCAAGCCAACCACTTGGTGCTCAAGCACATTGGCTTGTGAGGCACGCATCGCCGCGTGATGTACATCGCGGGTAATGGCCAGCACGGTTTCCATTTCTTTGATTTCATCGGCTGATTTAATTTCGCGTTGAGCGATGACTTGTTGGGCGAGAGCGGTAGAAAACGCCGCTTTAACTGCCGCGCTGCTACAGCTCAGTAAGTTTGCTAATTCAAGAATTGTTTCTCCGCGATAAGGGGCAAGGTATTGCACTTGAATGCCTGCCGCTTGGGCGGTTGCCAGGCGCTGTTTTAATTGAGCATAAGGCTGGCTTTGTGTAATGCCTGCAGCGGTTGCGCGCTCGCTTAATGAAGGCTGTGGGCCGGTCCAAACGATATCAGCTACTTCGGCCTCATTGCCAAATAAGGTAACACTGTCATTTGCCGTATCAATCAGCCCAGCAAGGCCTGGCTCGTTCAGGCCAAAGTAATAGCGGAAATTACTGTCTTGGATAAACGGAAAAATATTATCCGTGTAATTCATCGGCGAATCGACGTTACCAAGCAGCAAAATCAGGCTGTCCGGCAAGCTAGTAGCAAGGGTATCACGACGCTGGCGGTAGATTTCTGGGGCAAACATAGTGTTCTCCATAACAAGTTAGGACGTATCTTAACTGATGTTACGCAGGCCTTTAGGTGGAATGCGCTCTGCAGCTGATTGAGAAAA
This genomic interval from Iodobacter fluviatilis contains the following:
- a CDS encoding response regulator, whose translation is MKTKILIVDDEQEFRNLIKDGLAGDVEIMEADSGIDALNIVSNFHPNIILLDINLPDINGYSVCLLAREKHPEVRVVFISGSDSLETRQNAYASGADDFLPKPFRMAELRRKIELLQHIISDSERLKGSLKTATDTAISAISNSGEMSTVINFIKRAMSSPDIESLLKVLISTFSYGFDLNVSAQVRTQNEQKTLNSEGRSSPLEAEILRTLSHDNPRIFEYGHRLIINYPSITLQIKNLPQNNPDFAARIRDHAAIITEATENRIHAITTQQRLTLQSNNAKKAISDMQELVKELESDYKIQQSNSCLLFASLKQQIENSVATLGLSHEQELHFTKLIEEASQTAATLYDAGFSLNTKFSGIRADLGSLLIKNTEEEILIAIEDKTDNIIFF
- a CDS encoding glutathione S-transferase is translated as MKLITSYTSPFGRKVRIVLAEKCIEYQIIEDNPSAAGSNIPELNPLGKVPILMVDDGRTLYDSRVIVDFLDHSTPVGKLIPNEQRQAINVKRREALADGISDAAVLIRQESLRPAQQQSQEWVAHQQAKIERGLASIAAELDEKKWWGSEQFSLADIALGCTLAYLDFRLPKQGWHANYPNLLHFYNQIAERPSFIETSPPLI
- a CDS encoding M24 family metallopeptidase translates to MQTKAIAALKPGLPYLAAHKLAAKVMVESMSKLGFFNGNVDDIVESGAYAIAFPHGLGHQIGLDVHDMESLGENLVGYGEGVERSKLFGMGYLRLGKQLKAGMVITVEPGIYFIPALIATWKAEGRHSDMINYAKFEEYQDFGGIRIEDNVLITETGSHILGPHIARTAAEVEAIMAAS
- a CDS encoding aminopeptidase P family protein, encoding MFAPEIYRQRRDTLATSLPDSLILLLGNVDSPMNYTDNIFPFIQDSNFRYYFGLNEPGLAGLIDTANDSVTLFGNEAEVADIVWTGPQPSLSERATAAGITQSQPYAQLKQRLATAQAAGIQVQYLAPYRGETILELANLLSCSSAAVKAAFSTALAQQVIAQREIKSADEIKEMETVLAITRDVHHAAMRASQANVLEHQVVGLMEGIVRSHDLQLAYPSIFSRNGEVLHNHHHHQKLQKGDLVLNDTGATSSGGYASDITRTIPVGANSAHASASCTTRCWRCKPRQLPRSSLACRISPHINLPQKLWLKA